CGTCGAATACCAGACGTCGCGGTCCCGTCGCCTCCGGAACCGGCTGGTCGAGGACAACCTCGAGCTGGTCGAGTACTACGTGAGCCGCTACGGCAAGGGCCACATGGAGGCCGACGACGTCCGGCAGCAGGCGCTGATGGCCCTCATCAAGGCCGTCGAGCGCTTCGACCCCGAAGTCGGCGTGACCTTCAAGACCTTCGCCAACCGCACCATCGAGGGCGAGCTCAAGCGGCTCCTGCGAGACAAGGGCTGGTCGGTGCGCCCACCCCGGAGCCTCCAGGAGCTGGCCGTGCAGGCCCGCCGCCTGGAACCCGAGCTCACCCAGGAGCTCGGTCGCGCCCCCCGGGTCCAGGAGATGGCCGATCGGCTCGATGAGTCCACCGACCGCGTGCTCGAAGCCCTCTCGGCCGGCGCCTCCTACCGGGCCGACAGCCTCGATGCGCCCATTGGCGACGGCAGCACCACCAAGGGCGCCATGATCGCCGGCAGCGACGGCGACATGGGCCAGGTCGAGACCCGCATCGACGTCGA
The nucleotide sequence above comes from Acidimicrobiales bacterium. Encoded proteins:
- a CDS encoding sigma-70 family RNA polymerase sigma factor gives rise to the protein VEYQTSRSRRLRNRLVEDNLELVEYYVSRYGKGHMEADDVRQQALMALIKAVERFDPEVGVTFKTFANRTIEGELKRLLRDKGWSVRPPRSLQELAVQARRLEPELTQELGRAPRVQEMADRLDESTDRVLEALSAGASYRADSLDAPIGDGSTTKGAMIAGSDGDMGQVETRIDVESLLQGLDHRDRTIIEMRFVHRRSQQEIADELGVSQSYLSRLLRKTLATLREQAEEQMGE